The following proteins come from a genomic window of Candidatus Leptovillus gracilis:
- a CDS encoding GAF domain-containing protein, whose amino-acid sequence MAETNKLILLIAKDDWLIETIDSVLRGPSLFQGAPSEGVLRQTPTADEALRKFSDTEFLLILLEYQLLETAAIEQLQAGFARTPIILLVTLEQEAEATAIIQAGKVQDYLLAEELTENIMRRLLRPAHLYTETRRRLREMQVLNSVADVASRATNVTDLLTDVTHIITNNLYPYHFGFVMRQENGRWQPHPAYHSLHPLQLPITVDETKSAIGWVARHGLARRIADAPNEPDCQPLDPRTAAELCAPLIIQGQTIGVMNVESAKAYSFTEADEQMLLTLGRQLATAIEKINLFEAERQQRQEAETLRDIMATLASTLDHNQVLDEILAYLDKVVKHDTACLFLLDGDYLRLQAAHGFDDPDALLGTYYPATDPFFCEMQRTRQPIYVPDVRQHADFRCWGDAAHVRGWICAPLVVHDQVVGVLTVDNRKAEAYTSRDVALAQAFANQAAVAIENARLYKSAQMAHHTAEIFRAANEALTQTLDTNQVMETLLDFLVKLVPVDSASILLLDEDGDYARLHAARGFENWTDVTAVTQIRINIHTNRTLSPIFQQKRSVLIADTLTHPDWEQFPATNYLRSWLGVPISAGNKVIGAFSLDKVTPRFFTSEHRHLVESLTAQANVALQNAQYFAQMERRAAELATITRISAALRLAQSVDEMLAIVLQQATAVVGAVFGSIYLVDADSGDLVLQACLPPDLVALGHRHTPGEGITGHVAASGQPYVSPNIWQDPLFVPFPVNETFFQSLCAAVSLPLQTQTQVIGVLHISLDRPHEFFRGEMNLLLAVAEIAASALSRALVLATLEQRVDRRTRELAEANERLQELDRLKTKFVSDVSHELRTPITNLTLYLDLLERGQAERREQYQAILRKQVDRLNSLIEDTLQLSRLDMGKTEMQFAAEDVNEIVAECVAEVQPLAEKADGLLVTAVLQPNLPPILADRGQLVVVLQNLLQNAITYTPQGAVCVRTTAVADGPVCLSISDTGTGITDEDLPHIFERFYRGTAVSQSTLPGTGLGLSIAHEIIERHQGTIQVESHTGAGTTFTVCLPQANEGRGTGNAESTDQPIKKFNFFGEVELLDR is encoded by the coding sequence ATGGCTGAGACAAATAAGCTGATCTTATTAATAGCCAAAGACGATTGGCTGATAGAGACAATTGACTCCGTTTTGCGCGGCCCGTCTTTGTTTCAGGGCGCACCGTCAGAAGGGGTCTTGCGCCAGACGCCAACCGCCGATGAGGCGCTGCGCAAGTTTTCTGATACAGAGTTCCTATTGATTTTGCTGGAGTACCAGCTGCTGGAAACGGCCGCTATCGAACAACTGCAAGCCGGTTTTGCCAGGACGCCCATCATTCTGCTTGTTACGCTGGAACAGGAAGCTGAGGCCACAGCCATCATTCAGGCCGGCAAAGTGCAAGATTATTTGCTCGCCGAAGAGCTAACCGAGAACATTATGCGCCGCTTGCTGCGGCCGGCTCATCTGTATACAGAAACCCGGCGGCGTTTGCGCGAGATGCAGGTCCTGAACAGTGTGGCCGATGTGGCCAGCAGGGCGACCAACGTGACAGATTTGTTAACCGATGTCACGCACATCATCACCAACAACCTATACCCGTATCATTTTGGGTTTGTGATGCGCCAGGAAAACGGCCGTTGGCAGCCCCATCCGGCCTATCACAGCCTGCATCCCCTACAGTTACCCATCACGGTAGACGAGACGAAAAGTGCTATCGGCTGGGTCGCCCGACACGGCCTTGCGCGCCGCATCGCTGATGCGCCAAACGAGCCAGACTGCCAGCCCCTTGACCCGCGCACAGCCGCCGAACTGTGCGCCCCCCTCATCATCCAGGGCCAGACAATTGGCGTGATGAACGTGGAAAGCGCAAAAGCATACAGCTTCACCGAAGCCGATGAACAAATGCTGCTGACGCTGGGCCGGCAGTTGGCTACCGCCATCGAAAAAATCAACCTGTTTGAAGCAGAACGGCAGCAGCGGCAAGAGGCGGAAACGCTGCGCGATATTATGGCCACCCTGGCCTCCACACTGGACCATAACCAGGTACTCGATGAGATTCTGGCTTATCTGGATAAAGTGGTGAAACATGATACAGCCTGCCTTTTCCTGTTGGATGGCGACTACCTGAGGCTTCAGGCAGCGCATGGATTCGACGATCCGGACGCCCTGCTTGGCACATACTACCCGGCCACGGATCCATTTTTCTGCGAGATGCAGCGGACCAGGCAGCCCATTTACGTGCCGGATGTTAGACAACATGCCGATTTCCGCTGTTGGGGGGACGCCGCGCACGTTCGCGGCTGGATTTGCGCTCCGCTGGTTGTCCATGACCAGGTTGTAGGGGTTCTGACAGTGGACAACAGGAAGGCAGAGGCGTACACGTCACGAGATGTGGCATTGGCGCAGGCGTTTGCCAACCAGGCGGCCGTTGCCATTGAAAACGCCCGTCTCTACAAATCGGCGCAAATGGCCCACCATACGGCCGAAATTTTTCGCGCCGCCAATGAAGCGTTGACACAAACGTTGGATACCAACCAGGTGATGGAAACGCTGCTGGACTTTTTGGTGAAGCTGGTTCCCGTAGACAGCGCCAGTATTTTGTTGTTGGACGAAGATGGCGATTATGCGCGGCTGCACGCCGCCCGTGGTTTTGAGAACTGGACAGATGTCACGGCCGTTACCCAAATCCGCATCAATATCCACACCAACCGCACACTGTCGCCCATCTTTCAGCAAAAACGCAGTGTCCTCATCGCCGACACGTTAACCCACCCAGATTGGGAGCAGTTCCCGGCGACCAACTATTTGCGCAGTTGGTTGGGTGTGCCCATTTCCGCCGGGAACAAGGTCATTGGCGCGTTTTCGTTGGATAAGGTGACGCCTCGCTTTTTCACCTCAGAACACCGCCATCTGGTGGAGTCTTTGACCGCCCAGGCTAATGTGGCCTTGCAAAACGCGCAGTATTTCGCCCAAATGGAGCGACGGGCCGCAGAGTTGGCGACCATCACGCGCATTTCGGCGGCGCTGCGGTTGGCGCAGTCGGTGGACGAGATGTTGGCGATTGTGTTGCAGCAGGCAACGGCCGTTGTGGGCGCGGTGTTTGGCAGCATCTACCTGGTGGATGCCGACAGCGGCGACCTGGTGCTGCAAGCCTGTTTGCCACCTGATCTGGTGGCGTTGGGTCATCGGCACACACCGGGCGAGGGCATTACCGGCCACGTGGCCGCCAGCGGCCAACCCTATGTTAGCCCCAATATCTGGCAGGATCCGCTGTTTGTGCCGTTTCCGGTTAACGAAACATTTTTTCAAAGTTTGTGCGCCGCGGTTTCTTTGCCGCTGCAAACGCAAACGCAGGTCATCGGCGTGCTGCATATTAGCCTGGACCGGCCGCACGAATTTTTCAGGGGGGAGATGAATCTGCTCCTGGCTGTGGCCGAAATTGCGGCCAGCGCCCTGAGCCGGGCGCTGGTGCTGGCAACGCTGGAACAGCGGGTAGACCGCCGTACCCGTGAGTTGGCCGAGGCCAATGAGCGGCTGCAAGAGTTGGACCGGCTGAAGACCAAATTTGTGTCCGATGTCTCGCATGAACTACGCACGCCTATCACCAATCTGACGCTTTATCTGGATTTGTTGGAACGGGGCCAGGCGGAACGGCGCGAACAGTATCAGGCGATTTTGCGCAAACAGGTGGACCGGCTGAATTCCCTGATTGAAGATACGCTGCAATTGTCGCGGTTGGATATGGGCAAGACGGAGATGCAGTTTGCCGCCGAGGATGTTAATGAGATTGTGGCCGAATGTGTGGCGGAGGTTCAGCCGTTGGCCGAAAAAGCGGACGGGCTGTTGGTAACGGCCGTTTTGCAGCCCAATTTGCCACCCATCCTGGCCGACCGGGGACAACTGGTGGTGGTGCTGCAAAATTTGCTGCAAAATGCCATCACCTATACGCCTCAAGGCGCTGTTTGCGTCCGCACAACGGCCGTCGCCGACGGCCCTGTCTGCCTGTCCATTAGCGATACCGGCACGGGCATAACGGATGAAGACCTACCCCATATTTTCGAGCGTTTCTACCGGGGTACGGCCGTCAGCCAATCTACCCTGCCCGGAACCGGCCTGGGGCTGTCTATCGCCCACGAGATCATCGAAAGACATCAAGGGACCATTCAGGTAGAAAGCCACACCGGCGCCGGTACGACGTTTACCGTATGCCTGCCGCAGGCGAACGAAGGACGGGGAACGGGCAACGCGGAATCAACCGACCAACCCATTAAAAAGTTCAACTTCTTCGGAGAAGTTGAACTTTTAGACAGGTGA
- the ade gene encoding adenine deaminase has product MTKRQPWHECAQDLVDVAMGRKAATMVIRDGRWVNVHSGEIIPHTDIAIYQSRIAYVGEDAGYTIGPATVVVAANGRYLIPGLCDAHMHVESGMVTVTEFARAVIPHGTTSMFIDPHEIANVLGLPGVRLMHDEAQTLPINVYVQMPSCVPSAPGLETPGASIGPAEVAEAMTWPGIIGLGEMMNFPGVFLNDAKMHAEMAETMKAGKVIGGHYASADLGRPFHGYVAGGPADDHEGTRVEDAIARVRRGMKAMLRLGSAWYDVAAQVKAITELGLDSRSFVLCTDDSHSGTLVHDGHMNRVVRHAIAQGLKPITAIQMATLNTAQHFGVEKDIGSISPGRYADIILSSDLAALPIELVIAAGEVVAENGRLIADLAPYHYPDFAKNTIKLGKELTAVDFNIPTPQSSIVNRQSSIATRVIGVVENQAPTRALTRELPIQDSLVIGDPAQDVCQIALVERHRATGGVINGFVHGFGFNVPCAVATTVAHDSHHLIVVGTDKANMALAANRLGAVGGGVVVYKEGAEIALVELPIAGLMSNERAEIVADKAARMVAAMAECGCALNNAYMQLSLLALVVIPELRISDLGLVDVTKFEVVDLFVR; this is encoded by the coding sequence ATGACAAAACGACAACCCTGGCATGAATGCGCCCAAGATTTAGTAGACGTGGCCATGGGGCGCAAGGCGGCGACGATGGTGATTCGGGACGGCCGTTGGGTCAACGTCCACAGCGGCGAAATCATCCCTCATACCGACATTGCCATCTACCAAAGCCGCATCGCCTATGTGGGCGAGGACGCCGGTTATACGATTGGTCCGGCGACGGTGGTGGTGGCGGCAAACGGCCGTTACCTCATCCCCGGTCTCTGCGACGCCCACATGCACGTCGAAAGCGGCATGGTGACAGTGACCGAATTCGCCCGCGCCGTCATCCCGCATGGTACCACCAGCATGTTCATTGATCCGCACGAGATCGCCAACGTGTTGGGGCTGCCCGGCGTGCGCCTGATGCACGACGAAGCGCAAACCCTGCCGATCAATGTCTACGTGCAGATGCCTTCCTGTGTGCCCAGCGCCCCCGGCCTGGAAACCCCCGGCGCATCTATCGGCCCGGCCGAAGTGGCCGAGGCGATGACCTGGCCGGGCATCATCGGCCTGGGCGAGATGATGAACTTCCCCGGCGTCTTCCTGAATGACGCCAAAATGCACGCCGAAATGGCCGAGACGATGAAGGCGGGCAAGGTGATCGGCGGTCATTATGCCTCGGCCGATTTGGGACGGCCGTTTCACGGTTACGTTGCCGGCGGTCCGGCCGACGACCACGAAGGTACGCGCGTCGAAGACGCCATCGCCCGCGTCCGCCGCGGCATGAAGGCGATGCTGCGCCTCGGCTCCGCCTGGTACGACGTGGCCGCCCAGGTGAAAGCGATCACCGAATTGGGGCTGGACAGCCGCAGTTTCGTCCTCTGTACCGACGACAGTCACTCCGGCACGCTGGTCCACGACGGCCACATGAACCGCGTCGTGCGCCACGCCATCGCCCAGGGACTCAAACCCATCACCGCCATCCAGATGGCCACCCTGAACACCGCCCAACATTTTGGCGTAGAAAAGGACATTGGCTCGATCAGCCCCGGCCGTTACGCCGACATCATCCTCAGCAGCGATTTGGCCGCCCTACCGATTGAGTTGGTCATTGCGGCAGGCGAGGTGGTGGCGGAAAACGGCCGTCTTATCGCCGACCTGGCCCCCTACCACTACCCCGACTTCGCCAAAAACACCATCAAACTGGGCAAGGAGTTAACGGCCGTTGACTTCAATATCCCCACCCCTCAATCGTCAATCGTCAATCGTCAATCGTCAATTGCCACTCGCGTGATTGGCGTTGTGGAAAACCAGGCCCCCACCCGCGCCCTCACCCGCGAACTGCCCATTCAAGATAGCCTGGTCATCGGCGACCCGGCGCAAGATGTCTGCCAGATCGCCCTGGTGGAGCGCCACCGGGCCACCGGCGGCGTCATCAACGGCTTCGTCCACGGTTTCGGCTTCAACGTCCCCTGCGCCGTCGCCACCACCGTCGCCCACGACAGCCACCACCTGATCGTCGTCGGCACGGACAAGGCGAACATGGCCCTGGCCGCCAATCGCCTGGGCGCGGTCGGCGGCGGCGTGGTCGTCTACAAAGAGGGCGCGGAGATCGCCCTGGTGGAACTGCCCATCGCTGGCCTGATGTCCAACGAACGGGCGGAAATCGTCGCCGACAAAGCGGCCCGCATGGTGGCGGCGATGGCCGAGTGCGGCTGCGCCCTGAACAACGCCTACATGCAGCTCAGCCTGCTGGCCCTCGTCGTCATCCCCGAACTGCGCATCTCCGACTTGGGCCTGGTGGACGTGACAAAGTTTGAGGTGGTTGATTTGTTTGTGAGGTGA
- a CDS encoding DUF4111 domain-containing protein produces MSGFLPTPYADVNAVLRDLLNGAQSILAENFAGFYMYGSLASGDFNPDSSDVDFIVVTYHAIPPDQLPELEELHQELTAVHPHWAIHLEGAYLPLADLRRYDPAGGPYPHWHERRFYVAGQGSDWIIQRHVLRQWGVTLAGPPPDTLIDPVTPDDLRRAVGGVLAEWWMPMLDDPTWLRDRLYQVFAILTMCRALHTLETGTIVSKPAAARWAMGVENGRFSPLITRALAWPTEPQPDVLPETLELLRYTVARSQAIGLTRPSVKRL; encoded by the coding sequence GTGTCTGGATTCTTACCCACGCCATACGCTGACGTAAACGCCGTTTTGCGCGATTTGTTAAACGGCGCACAATCAATTCTAGCCGAGAACTTCGCCGGGTTTTACATGTATGGCTCATTAGCCAGTGGCGATTTCAACCCGGACAGCAGCGACGTGGATTTCATCGTCGTCACCTATCATGCCATCCCCCCCGACCAACTGCCAGAATTAGAGGAGCTGCACCAGGAGTTAACGGCCGTTCACCCCCATTGGGCCATCCACCTCGAAGGCGCCTACCTCCCCTTGGCCGATTTACGCCGCTACGACCCGGCCGGCGGCCCCTATCCCCACTGGCACGAACGCCGCTTCTACGTCGCCGGGCAGGGCAGCGATTGGATCATCCAGCGCCACGTCCTGCGCCAATGGGGCGTGACGCTGGCCGGACCGCCGCCCGACACGCTGATTGACCCGGTGACGCCGGACGATCTGCGCCGGGCGGTGGGCGGCGTGCTGGCCGAATGGTGGATGCCCATGCTCGACGACCCGACCTGGCTGCGCGACCGTCTCTATCAGGTGTTTGCCATCCTGACGATGTGTCGGGCGCTGCACACCCTGGAGACCGGGACCATTGTCTCCAAACCGGCGGCGGCGCGGTGGGCGATGGGGGTGGAAAACGGCCGTTTCTCCCCCCTCATCACCCGCGCCCTGGCCTGGCCGACCGAACCCCAACCCGACGTCCTGCCGGAAACGCTGGAGCTGCTGCGCTACACCGTCGCCCGCAGTCAGGCAATCGGCCTTACCCGTCCCTCCGTCAAACGGCTATAA
- the gltB gene encoding glutamate synthase large subunit, which produces MHELQATGKQSKAHDKQHGSEENSLPDAGEDHQQSCRPPSAQGLYDPQFERDACGIGFVVNIKGQPSHDIIQKALTVLVNLTHRGATGSEPNTGDGAGILFQTPHKFLQKVTSTENITLPSPGQYGVGMVFLPLESDLRLACEQQFEAIVAAQGQTVLGWRTVPTSDATLGITARSNEPVVRQVFIGRNPAIQTDMDFERRLYIIRRLAEKQIRYGENTHGRFFYIASLSYKTIVYKGMLLSEQVQPFYPDLQDADMESALALVHSRFSTNTFPSWERAHPNRYIIHNGEINTIRGNQNWMRARESLLASPTFGDDLAELLPVIDGDGSDSAMFDNALEFLLLNGRSLAHAIMMMIPEPWSKRPDMDPTLKAFYEYHSALMEPWDGPASIGFSDGFQIGAILDRNGLRPSRYTVTKDGLVVLASETGALEIAPENIAYKGRLEPGRMLLIDTAAGRIVSDEELKAQIARQYPYGEWLAEQQITLAALPEGSGPTLPDHATVVQRQQAFGYTFEDLRLLLTPMAQNGVEALGSMGDDTPLAILSEKAQPLFNYFKQLFAQVTNPPIDSIREELVTSSITLLGSEGNLLAPGAASCRMIKLDHPILTNDDLAKLKALNLPGIQSAVLPILYPVADGGAGLERALDELFAAADTAVSHGAKILILSDRGISREQAAIPSLLAAAGLHHHLIRQGSRTETSIVVESGEPREVHHFAVLIGYGVDAINPYLAYETIGDMLRKRLVTGVSYDEAEYHYVKAVYKGVVKIMSKMGISTVQSYRGAQIFEALGLHKDVVDRYFTGTPSRIQGADLNTLSKEVEIRHKTAFPERPSNGHVLPVGGKYQWRQGGEPHLFNPKTIHALQTAVRSGDYEAFKLYSQGVNDQSRKLYTLRGMLDFNFAAEPVPLDEVESVETIVRRFKTGAMSYGSISQEAHEALAVAMNRLGGKSNTGEGGEDPARFRRDENGDSRKSAIKQVASGRFGVTSHYLVNATEIQIKMAQGAKPGEGGQLPGRKVYPWVAKVRLSTPGVGLISPPPHHDIYSIEDLKQLIHDLKNANPRARINVKLVSEVGVGTIAAGVAKGYADVILISGHDGGTGASPQTSIKHAGLPWELGLAETHQTLLLNDLRSRVTLETDGQLKTGRDVVVAALLGAEEFGFATAPLVSLGCIMMRVCQKDTCPVGIATQNPELRGKFAGKPEHVENFMRFVAQEVRELMAQLGFRSLEEMVGRTDKLRVRAGIDNWKAQGLDLTPILHQPEVSPKVGRTCQVSQNHGLDQGMDRQVLLWLCKDALDTGKTINATLPIRNVHRTVGTMLGGEVTRRYGAKGLPEDTIHLHFQGSAGQSFGAFIPRGMTLELEGDANDYLGKGLSGGKLILYPPAAATFDPAENIITGNVALYGATSGEAYVNGIAGERFAVRNSGATAVVEGVGDHGCEYMTGGRVVILGRSGRNFAAGMSGGIAYVLDREGDFYQRVNMEMVSLERLKDYDEIEALRLMVLDHAKYTDSKRAWDILAVWPEMVPQFVKVLPNDYQRMLQAIERAKSTGLDQDEAEIAAFAANMNDAARVSGN; this is translated from the coding sequence ATGCACGAGTTACAGGCAACAGGTAAGCAGAGTAAGGCCCACGATAAGCAGCATGGGTCAGAAGAAAACAGCCTGCCCGATGCGGGCGAAGACCACCAGCAAAGCTGTCGTCCTCCTTCCGCCCAGGGTTTGTACGATCCCCAATTTGAACGCGACGCCTGCGGCATCGGCTTCGTCGTCAACATCAAAGGCCAGCCTTCCCACGACATCATCCAAAAAGCCCTTACCGTTTTAGTCAATCTCACTCATCGCGGGGCCACCGGCTCAGAACCCAACACTGGCGACGGCGCCGGAATCCTTTTTCAAACGCCTCATAAATTTCTCCAAAAAGTTACCTCAACCGAAAACATCACCCTGCCATCCCCAGGCCAATATGGCGTGGGTATGGTCTTTTTGCCGTTGGAAAGCGACCTGCGGCTGGCCTGCGAACAGCAGTTTGAGGCCATCGTCGCTGCCCAGGGGCAAACGGTTCTGGGCTGGCGCACCGTGCCCACCAGCGACGCCACCCTGGGCATCACCGCCCGTTCCAACGAGCCGGTGGTGCGCCAGGTGTTCATCGGCCGCAATCCGGCCATCCAGACCGACATGGATTTTGAGCGCCGCCTGTACATCATCCGGCGGCTGGCCGAGAAGCAAATTCGTTATGGCGAGAATACGCACGGCCGTTTCTTCTACATCGCCAGCCTTTCCTACAAAACCATCGTCTACAAAGGCATGTTGCTGTCCGAGCAAGTCCAACCCTTTTACCCCGACCTGCAAGACGCAGACATGGAATCGGCCCTGGCGCTGGTCCATTCCCGCTTCAGCACCAATACCTTCCCCTCCTGGGAACGCGCCCACCCCAACCGCTACATCATCCACAATGGCGAAATTAATACCATTCGCGGCAACCAGAACTGGATGCGCGCCCGCGAATCGCTGCTCGCCTCGCCCACCTTCGGCGACGATTTAGCCGAACTTTTGCCGGTGATTGACGGCGACGGCAGCGATTCGGCCATGTTTGACAACGCCCTGGAATTTTTGCTGCTGAACGGCCGTTCCCTCGCCCACGCCATCATGATGATGATCCCCGAACCCTGGTCCAAGCGCCCAGACATGGACCCCACGCTCAAAGCGTTCTACGAATACCACAGCGCCCTTATGGAACCGTGGGACGGTCCCGCCTCCATCGGTTTCAGCGATGGCTTCCAGATTGGCGCGATTTTGGACCGCAACGGGCTACGGCCGTCGCGCTACACCGTCACCAAAGACGGTCTGGTCGTTCTGGCTTCCGAAACCGGCGCGCTGGAAATTGCCCCGGAAAACATCGCCTACAAAGGGCGGCTGGAGCCGGGCCGCATGTTGTTGATTGACACCGCTGCCGGCCGCATCGTCAGCGACGAAGAGTTAAAGGCGCAAATCGCCCGCCAATACCCCTACGGCGAATGGTTGGCCGAGCAGCAAATCACCCTGGCCGCCTTGCCCGAAGGCAGCGGTCCTACGCTGCCCGATCACGCCACGGTGGTGCAGCGGCAGCAGGCGTTTGGCTACACCTTTGAAGACCTGCGCCTGCTGCTGACGCCGATGGCCCAAAACGGCGTCGAAGCGCTGGGTTCGATGGGCGACGACACGCCGCTGGCGATATTGTCGGAGAAGGCGCAGCCGCTGTTTAACTACTTCAAGCAGCTCTTCGCCCAGGTCACCAACCCGCCCATAGACTCCATCCGCGAAGAACTGGTGACGAGCAGTATCACCTTGTTGGGATCCGAAGGCAATCTGCTGGCTCCCGGCGCGGCAAGCTGCCGCATGATCAAGCTGGACCATCCCATTCTCACCAACGACGACCTGGCAAAATTAAAAGCCTTGAATCTGCCGGGCATCCAATCGGCCGTTTTGCCGATATTGTACCCGGTGGCCGATGGCGGCGCGGGATTGGAACGCGCGTTGGACGAGTTGTTTGCGGCGGCGGACACGGCCGTATCCCACGGCGCTAAAATCCTCATCCTCTCCGACCGGGGCATCAGCCGCGAGCAGGCAGCCATCCCCAGCCTGTTGGCCGCCGCCGGGCTGCATCACCACCTGATCCGCCAGGGCAGCCGCACCGAAACAAGCATCGTCGTTGAGTCGGGCGAACCGCGCGAAGTCCACCATTTTGCCGTCCTCATCGGCTACGGCGTGGACGCCATCAACCCTTACCTGGCCTACGAGACGATTGGCGACATGCTGCGCAAGCGGCTGGTGACGGGCGTCAGCTACGACGAAGCCGAGTACCATTACGTCAAAGCCGTTTACAAGGGCGTGGTGAAGATTATGTCCAAGATGGGCATTTCCACCGTGCAAAGCTATCGTGGCGCGCAAATTTTTGAAGCGCTGGGGCTGCATAAAGACGTGGTGGACCGTTATTTCACCGGTACGCCCAGCCGCATCCAGGGCGCGGACCTGAACACGTTGTCAAAAGAAGTGGAAATCCGCCACAAAACGGCTTTCCCGGAACGGCCGTCGAACGGCCACGTTCTCCCCGTCGGCGGCAAATACCAGTGGCGGCAGGGTGGCGAACCCCACCTGTTTAACCCCAAGACAATTCATGCGCTGCAAACGGCCGTGCGCAGCGGCGATTACGAAGCCTTCAAACTCTATTCCCAGGGCGTCAACGACCAGAGCCGCAAACTCTACACCCTGCGCGGCATGTTAGATTTCAACTTCGCCGCCGAGCCGGTTCCGTTGGACGAAGTAGAATCGGTCGAAACCATCGTGCGCCGCTTCAAGACCGGAGCCATGTCCTACGGCTCCATCAGCCAAGAGGCCCACGAAGCGCTGGCCGTCGCCATGAACCGCCTGGGCGGCAAAAGCAACACCGGCGAAGGCGGCGAAGACCCAGCCCGTTTCCGCCGCGACGAAAACGGCGACTCGCGCAAAAGCGCCATCAAGCAGGTCGCCAGCGGCCGTTTCGGCGTCACCAGCCATTACCTGGTCAACGCCACCGAAATTCAAATCAAGATGGCCCAGGGCGCGAAGCCGGGCGAAGGCGGCCAGCTTCCCGGCCGCAAAGTCTATCCCTGGGTCGCCAAAGTGCGCCTCTCCACCCCCGGCGTCGGCCTGATCTCGCCGCCGCCCCACCACGACATCTACTCCATCGAAGACCTGAAACAGCTCATCCACGACCTGAAAAACGCCAACCCGCGCGCCCGCATCAACGTCAAGCTCGTCTCCGAAGTGGGCGTGGGCACAATCGCCGCCGGGGTCGCCAAAGGCTACGCCGACGTCATCCTCATCAGCGGCCACGATGGCGGCACGGGCGCGTCGCCGCAAACCAGCATCAAACACGCCGGGCTGCCCTGGGAATTGGGCCTGGCGGAGACCCATCAAACCCTGCTGCTCAACGATTTGCGCAGCCGCGTGACGCTGGAAACGGACGGCCAGCTTAAAACCGGGCGCGATGTGGTCGTCGCGGCCCTGCTGGGCGCGGAAGAATTTGGCTTCGCTACCGCGCCGCTGGTCTCGCTGGGCTGCATCATGATGCGCGTCTGCCAGAAAGATACCTGCCCGGTGGGCATCGCCACACAAAACCCGGAACTGCGCGGCAAATTTGCCGGTAAGCCGGAACACGTGGAAAACTTTATGCGCTTCGTGGCCCAGGAAGTGCGCGAATTGATGGCTCAACTTGGCTTCCGCAGCCTGGAAGAAATGGTCGGACGGACTGACAAACTGCGCGTGCGCGCGGGCATTGACAATTGGAAGGCGCAAGGATTGGACCTGACGCCGATTTTGCACCAGCCAGAAGTTAGCCCCAAAGTGGGGCGCACCTGCCAGGTGTCGCAAAATCATGGGCTGGATCAGGGCATGGACCGCCAGGTCTTGCTGTGGTTGTGCAAAGACGCCCTGGACACCGGCAAGACGATCAACGCCACGCTGCCCATTCGCAACGTTCACCGCACGGTGGGCACAATGTTGGGCGGCGAAGTAACGCGGCGCTACGGCGCGAAGGGGCTGCCGGAAGATACCATTCACCTGCATTTCCAGGGATCGGCCGGGCAGAGCTTTGGCGCGTTTATCCCCAGAGGCATGACGCTGGAACTGGAAGGCGACGCCAACGACTACCTGGGCAAAGGGCTGTCGGGTGGCAAACTCATCCTTTATCCGCCGGCGGCGGCGACGTTTGACCCGGCGGAGAACATTATCACCGGCAATGTGGCGCTGTATGGCGCGACCAGCGGCGAGGCTTACGTCAACGGCATAGCCGGCGAGCGATTTGCGGTGCGGAATTCGGGGGCAACGGCCGTTGTCGAAGGCGTCGGTGATCATGGCTGTGAATACATGACCGGCGGCCGGGTGGTTATCCTGGGACGCAGCGGGCGCAATTTTGCCGCAGGCATGTCCGGCGGCATCGCCTACGTGCTGGACCGCGAAGGTGACTTCTACCAGCGCGTGAACATGGAGATGGTCTCCCTGGAGCGCCTGAAGGATTACGACGAAATCGAAGCGCTGCGCCTGATGGTTCTGGACCACGCCAAATACACCGACAGCAAACGCGCCTGGGACATCCTGGCCGTCTGGCCGGAGATGGTTCCGCAGTTCGTAAAAGTGCTGCCCAACGATTACCAACGCATGTTGCAGGCCATTGAGCGGGCCAAATCCACCGGCCTGGACCAGGACGAAGCGGAAATCGCCGCCTTCGCGGCTAACATGAACGACGCCGCCCGCGTGAGCGGCAACTAA